In a genomic window of Vespula vulgaris chromosome 13, iyVesVulg1.1, whole genome shotgun sequence:
- the LOC127068430 gene encoding urea transporter 2-like isoform X1 → MSEEKVRTASYVEERAQGACVGDFVLLKKFLAEKNKPIWIPLQLLDALLRGYGQVAFANNPLSGLLIVIALGATAPKILAFSAATGFLGLLLSMLMKDSQHVIENGLTVLNPLLIGALSCGLVPNFYGEFDAFSYLLILIGTIISVYLTRSLGTDKFPCTVWPFNLVELILLFVFTTQNSFVESLKIESIDNATSDARIGDASFIAENVTDVNVDWGMVFRGMVVSSSQLFSVDNVVAGAVIYLAVLIYSPTTAGFSFAGVFIGTLAGLELGAPHNEVFTGLWGFNCFLTGAALGGNLFVINVQTVAATLVAIVYTLVLQYVLRIIFGKIGLPFLTLPFLISTSLFLKLRSASSSAVFPKPFQSSYPEKQRHDYLINRKRILQENVGRRFRDGLCTSLGSEEYNQLLLGI, encoded by the exons ATGTCTGAGGAAAAAGTTCGTACAGCTTCCTACGTGGAg GAACGCGCGCAGGGAGCATGCGTTGGTGATTTTgttcttttgaaaaagtttttgGCGGAGAAGAATAAACCAATTTGGATTCCTTTGCAATTATTGGATGCTTTGTTGAGAGGCTATGGCCAA GTCGCGTTCGCTAATAATCCACTAAGTGGATTGTTAATAGTAATCGCTTTAGGAGCAACGGCACCAAAGATCTTGGCCTTTTCTGCTGCGACCGGCTTTCTAGGTCTTTTACTTTCCATG CTGATGAAGGATTCTCAACACGTTATAGAAAATGGATTGACCGTACTCAATCCACTTTTAATCGGTGCCCTGTCGTGCGGTTTGGTACCAAACTTTTATGGCGAATTCGATGCTTTTAGTTATTTACTTATACTCATAGGAACCATAATCAG TGTTTATCTGACTCGCTCTTTGGGGACTGATAAATTTCCATGCACGGTGTGGCCGTTTAATCTGgttgaattaatattactttttgtttttaccaCGCAAAATAGTTTTGtcgaatcgttaaaaattgaaaGCATA GACAATGCAACAAGTGATGCAAGGATAGGCGATGCCAGTTTTATCGCGGAGAACGTAACAGACGTTAACGTCGACTGGGGAATG gTGTTCCGAGGAATGGTCGTCTCATCGTCGCAATTGTTCAGCGTGGACAATGTCGTAGCAGGAGCTGTTATTTACTTAGcagttttaatttattctccAACCACTGCTGGATTTTCTTTTGCAGGTGTATTTATTGGTACACTCGCAG GTTTAGAACTCGGGGCACCACACAATGAGGTATTCACGGGATTGTGGGGATTCAATTGTTTCTTGACTGGTGCCGCCTTAGGAGgtaatttattcgttattaatgTACAGACTGTTGCTGCAACCCTCGTAGCGATCGTCTACACGCTGGTACTTCAATACGTCCTTCGAATTATATTTGGCAAA ATTGGGTTACCATTTTTAACACTGCCCTTCTTAATTAGCACGAGTTTGTTTCTAAAATTACGAAGTGCATCGTCGAGCGCAGTATTTCCAAAACCATTTCAATCTTCTTACCCCGAGAAACAACGTCACGATTATCTTATAAACAGAAAGCGAATCTTGCAAGAGAACGTAG GTCGACGATTCCGAGATGGACTCTGCACTTCCTTAGGATCAGAAGAATACAATCAATTACTCCTTGGAATATAA
- the LOC127068430 gene encoding urea transporter 2-like isoform X4: MSEEKVRTASYVEERAQGACVGDFVLLKKFLAEKNKPIWIPLQLLDALLRGYGQVAFANNPLSGLLIVIALGATAPKILAFSAATGFLGLLLSMLMKDSQHVIENGLTVLNPLLIGALSCGLVPNFYGEFDAFSYLLILIGTIISFVESLKIESIDNATSDARIGDASFIAENVTDVNVDWGMVFRGMVVSSSQLFSVDNVVAGAVIYLAVLIYSPTTAGFSFAGVFIGTLAGLELGAPHNEVFTGLWGFNCFLTGAALGGNLFVINVQTVAATLVAIVYTLVLQYVLRIIFGKIGLPFLTLPFLISTSLFLKLRSASSSAVFPKPFQSSYPEKQRHDYLINRKRILQENVGRRFRDGLCTSLGSEEYNQLLLGI; encoded by the exons ATGTCTGAGGAAAAAGTTCGTACAGCTTCCTACGTGGAg GAACGCGCGCAGGGAGCATGCGTTGGTGATTTTgttcttttgaaaaagtttttgGCGGAGAAGAATAAACCAATTTGGATTCCTTTGCAATTATTGGATGCTTTGTTGAGAGGCTATGGCCAA GTCGCGTTCGCTAATAATCCACTAAGTGGATTGTTAATAGTAATCGCTTTAGGAGCAACGGCACCAAAGATCTTGGCCTTTTCTGCTGCGACCGGCTTTCTAGGTCTTTTACTTTCCATG CTGATGAAGGATTCTCAACACGTTATAGAAAATGGATTGACCGTACTCAATCCACTTTTAATCGGTGCCCTGTCGTGCGGTTTGGTACCAAACTTTTATGGCGAATTCGATGCTTTTAGTTATTTACTTATACTCATAGGAACCATAATCAG TTTTGtcgaatcgttaaaaattgaaaGCATA GACAATGCAACAAGTGATGCAAGGATAGGCGATGCCAGTTTTATCGCGGAGAACGTAACAGACGTTAACGTCGACTGGGGAATG gTGTTCCGAGGAATGGTCGTCTCATCGTCGCAATTGTTCAGCGTGGACAATGTCGTAGCAGGAGCTGTTATTTACTTAGcagttttaatttattctccAACCACTGCTGGATTTTCTTTTGCAGGTGTATTTATTGGTACACTCGCAG GTTTAGAACTCGGGGCACCACACAATGAGGTATTCACGGGATTGTGGGGATTCAATTGTTTCTTGACTGGTGCCGCCTTAGGAGgtaatttattcgttattaatgTACAGACTGTTGCTGCAACCCTCGTAGCGATCGTCTACACGCTGGTACTTCAATACGTCCTTCGAATTATATTTGGCAAA ATTGGGTTACCATTTTTAACACTGCCCTTCTTAATTAGCACGAGTTTGTTTCTAAAATTACGAAGTGCATCGTCGAGCGCAGTATTTCCAAAACCATTTCAATCTTCTTACCCCGAGAAACAACGTCACGATTATCTTATAAACAGAAAGCGAATCTTGCAAGAGAACGTAG GTCGACGATTCCGAGATGGACTCTGCACTTCCTTAGGATCAGAAGAATACAATCAATTACTCCTTGGAATATAA
- the LOC127068430 gene encoding urea transporter 2-like isoform X3: MSEEKVRTASYVEERAQGACVGDFVLLKKFLAEKNKPIWIPLQLLDALLRGYGQVAFANNPLSGLLIVIALGATAPKILAFSAATGFLGLLLSMLMKDSQHVIENGLTVLNPLLIGALSCGLVPNFYGEFDAFSYLLILIGTIISVYLTRSLGTDKFPCTVWPFNLVELILLFVFTTQNSFVESLKIESIDNATSDARIGDASFIAENVTDVNVDWGMVFRGMVVSSSQLFSVDNVVAGAVIYLAVLIYSPTTAGFSFAGVFIGTLAGLELGAPHNEVFTGLWGFNCFLTGAALGGNLFVINVQTVAATLVAIVYTLVLQYVLRIIFGKIGLPFLTLPFLISTSLFLKLRSASSSAVFPKPFQSSYPEKQRHDYLINRKRILQENVDDSEMDSALP; encoded by the exons ATGTCTGAGGAAAAAGTTCGTACAGCTTCCTACGTGGAg GAACGCGCGCAGGGAGCATGCGTTGGTGATTTTgttcttttgaaaaagtttttgGCGGAGAAGAATAAACCAATTTGGATTCCTTTGCAATTATTGGATGCTTTGTTGAGAGGCTATGGCCAA GTCGCGTTCGCTAATAATCCACTAAGTGGATTGTTAATAGTAATCGCTTTAGGAGCAACGGCACCAAAGATCTTGGCCTTTTCTGCTGCGACCGGCTTTCTAGGTCTTTTACTTTCCATG CTGATGAAGGATTCTCAACACGTTATAGAAAATGGATTGACCGTACTCAATCCACTTTTAATCGGTGCCCTGTCGTGCGGTTTGGTACCAAACTTTTATGGCGAATTCGATGCTTTTAGTTATTTACTTATACTCATAGGAACCATAATCAG TGTTTATCTGACTCGCTCTTTGGGGACTGATAAATTTCCATGCACGGTGTGGCCGTTTAATCTGgttgaattaatattactttttgtttttaccaCGCAAAATAGTTTTGtcgaatcgttaaaaattgaaaGCATA GACAATGCAACAAGTGATGCAAGGATAGGCGATGCCAGTTTTATCGCGGAGAACGTAACAGACGTTAACGTCGACTGGGGAATG gTGTTCCGAGGAATGGTCGTCTCATCGTCGCAATTGTTCAGCGTGGACAATGTCGTAGCAGGAGCTGTTATTTACTTAGcagttttaatttattctccAACCACTGCTGGATTTTCTTTTGCAGGTGTATTTATTGGTACACTCGCAG GTTTAGAACTCGGGGCACCACACAATGAGGTATTCACGGGATTGTGGGGATTCAATTGTTTCTTGACTGGTGCCGCCTTAGGAGgtaatttattcgttattaatgTACAGACTGTTGCTGCAACCCTCGTAGCGATCGTCTACACGCTGGTACTTCAATACGTCCTTCGAATTATATTTGGCAAA ATTGGGTTACCATTTTTAACACTGCCCTTCTTAATTAGCACGAGTTTGTTTCTAAAATTACGAAGTGCATCGTCGAGCGCAGTATTTCCAAAACCATTTCAATCTTCTTACCCCGAGAAACAACGTCACGATTATCTTATAAACAGAAAGCGAATCTTGCAAGAGAAC GTCGACGATTCCGAGATGGACTCTGCACTTCCTTAG
- the LOC127068430 gene encoding urea transporter 2-like isoform X2, protein MSEEKVRTASYVEERAQGACVGDFVLLKKFLAEKNKPIWIPLQLLDALLRGYGQVAFANNPLSGLLIVIALGATAPKILAFSAATGFLGLLLSMLMKDSQHVIENGLTVLNPLLIGALSCGLVPNFYGEFDAFSYLLILIGTIISVYLTRSLGTDKFPCTVWPFNLVELILLFVFTTQNSFVESLKIESIDNATSDARIGDASFIAENVTDVNVDWGMVFRGMVVSSSQLFSVDNVVAGAVIYLAVLIYSPTTAGFSFAGVFIGTLAGLELGAPHNEVFTGLWGFNCFLTGAALGGNLFVINVQTVAATLVAIVYTLVLQYVLRIIFGKIGLPFLTLPFLISTSLFLKLRSASSSAVFPKPFQSSYPEKQRHDYLINRKRILQENSLYEEMAGASQS, encoded by the exons ATGTCTGAGGAAAAAGTTCGTACAGCTTCCTACGTGGAg GAACGCGCGCAGGGAGCATGCGTTGGTGATTTTgttcttttgaaaaagtttttgGCGGAGAAGAATAAACCAATTTGGATTCCTTTGCAATTATTGGATGCTTTGTTGAGAGGCTATGGCCAA GTCGCGTTCGCTAATAATCCACTAAGTGGATTGTTAATAGTAATCGCTTTAGGAGCAACGGCACCAAAGATCTTGGCCTTTTCTGCTGCGACCGGCTTTCTAGGTCTTTTACTTTCCATG CTGATGAAGGATTCTCAACACGTTATAGAAAATGGATTGACCGTACTCAATCCACTTTTAATCGGTGCCCTGTCGTGCGGTTTGGTACCAAACTTTTATGGCGAATTCGATGCTTTTAGTTATTTACTTATACTCATAGGAACCATAATCAG TGTTTATCTGACTCGCTCTTTGGGGACTGATAAATTTCCATGCACGGTGTGGCCGTTTAATCTGgttgaattaatattactttttgtttttaccaCGCAAAATAGTTTTGtcgaatcgttaaaaattgaaaGCATA GACAATGCAACAAGTGATGCAAGGATAGGCGATGCCAGTTTTATCGCGGAGAACGTAACAGACGTTAACGTCGACTGGGGAATG gTGTTCCGAGGAATGGTCGTCTCATCGTCGCAATTGTTCAGCGTGGACAATGTCGTAGCAGGAGCTGTTATTTACTTAGcagttttaatttattctccAACCACTGCTGGATTTTCTTTTGCAGGTGTATTTATTGGTACACTCGCAG GTTTAGAACTCGGGGCACCACACAATGAGGTATTCACGGGATTGTGGGGATTCAATTGTTTCTTGACTGGTGCCGCCTTAGGAGgtaatttattcgttattaatgTACAGACTGTTGCTGCAACCCTCGTAGCGATCGTCTACACGCTGGTACTTCAATACGTCCTTCGAATTATATTTGGCAAA ATTGGGTTACCATTTTTAACACTGCCCTTCTTAATTAGCACGAGTTTGTTTCTAAAATTACGAAGTGCATCGTCGAGCGCAGTATTTCCAAAACCATTTCAATCTTCTTACCCCGAGAAACAACGTCACGATTATCTTATAAACAGAAAGCGAATCTTGCAAGAGAAC
- the LOC127068406 gene encoding DNA replication licensing factor Mcm6, translated as MDIGDSQIGRLRVTDEVGIKCQKLFQDFLEEFKEDGTIKYAEAAKELVSPERSTLEISFDDIDAYNQALSTTIVEEYYRVYPFLCQAVSNFVKDIGELNKDKECYVSFTDVPTRQKLRELNTSKLGALIRISGQVVRTHPVHPELVSGTFICMDCNGYIKNIKQQFKFTNPTICHNPVCSNRRRFILDVDNSIFIDFQKIRIQETQAELPRGCIPRSLEVILRAETVESVQAGDRYDFTGTLIVVPDVGALALPGVKSEPGSRHKQGDQDEGITGLKALGIRDLTYKIAFLACSITATSLRFGGTEMIMEEISQEMMKKQMTEAEWNRIYEMSRDKNLYQNLSTSMFPAIHGNDEIKKGITLMLFGGVGKTTEEGTSLRGDINCCIVGDPSTAKSQFLKTVTDMSPRAVYTSGKASSAAGLTAAVVRDEESGEFVIEAGALMLADHGICCIDEFDKMDLRDQVAIHEAMEQQTISLAKAGVRATLNARTSILAAANPIDGRYDRKKSLQQNILLTAPIMSRFDLFFIVIDECNEIIDNAIAKRIVDLHCDNIQNIEVIYTQLEIIRYINFAKYFKPVLSQEAAELLVECYTTMRQRTGSGSGKWRVTVRQLESMIRLSEAFAKLECVDEVTVKHIKEAKRLLNKSIVTVEQPDIDLEEVENEEKLGVTMDDPPPLMAALNEIDQDNNKPTSPTTEPQEVQKKKLTMSFEEYKNLSNMLILYMRSEETRAENEDDAKGGGIRKSDLVVWYLDQIQDQIDSEEELLERKNFIEKIIDRLTYHDQIIIPLTTRDLKSKGKSEDAEEDPLLVVHPNYVLDT; from the exons ATGGATATTGGAGATTCGCAAATTGGTCGGCTGCGTGTGACGGACGAAGTAGGAATAAAATGTCAAAAGTTATTTCAAGACTTCCTCGAAGA ATTTAAGGAAGATGGTACAATTAAGTATGCTGAAGCAGCTAAGGAATTAGTAAGTCCAGAAAGAAGTACTTTAGAAATATCTTTTGATGATATTGATGCATATAATCAAGCATTATCTACGACGATAGTCGAGGAATATTACAG agtATATCCGTTCCTTTGTCAAGCTGTATCCAATTTTGTAAAAGACATAGGAGAACTgaacaaagataaagaatgTTATGTGAGTTTTACTGATGTACCAACCAGACAAAAACTTAGAGAATTGAATACTTCTAAACTAGGTGCTCTCATTCGTATATCTGGACAAGTAGTTAGAACACATCCTGTCCATCCAGAATTAGTATCAGGGACTTTTATATGTATGGACTGCAAtggttatataaaaaatataaaacaacaaTTTAAG tttaCAAATCCAACAATTTGCCATAATCCTGTCTGTAGTAATAGACGTCGTTTTATATTAGATGTAGACAATTCCATATTCatagattttcaaaaaataagaattcaGGAAACGCAAGCAGAACTGCCTAGAGGATGCATTCCACGTTCTCTAGAAGTTATTTTAAGAGCAGAAACAGTAGAAAGTGTACAAGCTGGTGATag ATATGATTTTACCGGTACATTAATAGTAGTACCAGATGTAGGTGCATTGGCTTTACCTGGTGTAAAATCAGAGCCTGGATCAAGACATAAACAGGGTGACCAAGATGAGGGTATAACAGGACTTAAAGCACTTGGTATCAGAGatttaacatataaaattGCCTTTCTTGCTTGTAGTATTACAGCAACGAGTCTCAGG tttGGTGGAACTGAAATGATAATGGAAGAAATATCTCaagaaatgatgaaaaaacaaatgacTGAGGCAGAATGGAACCGTATATATGAAATGAGCCGCGATAAAAATCTCTATCAAAATTTATCAACTAGCATGTTCCCCGCGATACACGGTAATGATGAAATTAAGAAAGGAATTACATTAATGCTTTTTGGAGGAGTTGGAAAGACCACAGAGGAAGGAACATCATTAAGAGGAGATATCAATTGCTGTATAGTAGGAGATCCAAGTACTGCCAAATCTCAATTCCTTAAAACTGTTACCGATATGTCTCCTAGAGCAGTTTATACATCTGGAAAAGCATCTAGTGCTGCTGGTTTAACTGCTGCTGTAGTTAGAGATGAAGAATCTGGAGAATTTGTAATAGAAGCTGGTGCTTTGATGCTTGCTGATCATGGTATTTGTTGTATAGatgaatttgataaaatgGATCTTAGAGATCAAGTAGCTATACACGAAGCTATGGAACAACAAACAATTTCGTTGGCTAAG GCAGGTGTGAGAGCAACTCTGAATGCTCGAACATCTATACTGGCAGCAGCTAATCCTATTGATGGACGGTACGATAGGAAAAAATCATTGCAACAAAATATTCTACTTACAGCACCTATTATGTCAagattcgatcttttttttattgtaatagaTGAATGTAACGAGATAATAGACAATGCCATCGCTAAAAGAATCGTAGATTTGCATTGTGacaatatacaaaatatcgaGGTGATATACACtcaattagaaattataagaTACATAAACTTTGCGAAATATTTCAAGCCTGTTCTAAGTCAG GAAGCTGCAGAACTCTTAGTAGAATGTTACACAACAATGAGACAAAGGACAGGTAGTGGTTCGGGAAAATGGAGAGTTACAGTGAGACAATTAGAGAGCATGATCAGATTATCAGAAGCATTCGCTAAGCTGGAATGTGTGGACGAAGTTACTGTAAAGCATATTAAAGAAGCGAAACGTTTGTTGAACAAAAGTATCGTCACGGTTGAACAGCCAGATATTGACTTGGAAGAGgtggaaaacgaagaaaaattaggTGTGACAATGGATGATCCACCACCACTCATGGCTGCATTGAATGAGATTGATCAGGATAACAATAAGCCTACTTCTC CTACTACCGAACCACAAGaagtacaaaagaaaaaacttaccATGTCGTTCGAAgagtataaaaatttatcaaatatgttAATCCTTTATATGCGAAGCGAAGAAACTCGTGCGGAAAACGAAG ATGATGCAAAAGGAGGAGGTATACGCAAGTCCGATCTGGTAGTGTGGTATCTCGATCAAATACAAGATCAAATAGATTCTGAAGAGGAATtgttagaaaggaaaaatttcattgaaaagatTATTGACAGATTAACTTATCAC GACCAAATTATAATACCTCTTACTACAAGAGATTTAAAAAGCAAAGGTAAAAGTGAAGATGCGGAAGAAGATCCTTTATTAGTGGTACACCCTAATTATGTCTTAGatacgtaa
- the LOC127068448 gene encoding uncharacterized protein LOC127068448 has protein sequence MMGYASNEILLFFSVTCIYMTCGILTTSPTKLPSIVRGYLPPRSVPVSTSSSRSVIYANHKYDVVDEPEENDDYRLRDSYVYPGSRPTTVSLPFEDDISETFDKAEKIVSLNQNRGRFPPRSEKFLEISTKSSNSFERHLLAPVRSWYKVEEKAKKEEDCVVRENIASNHEGSPSYLGKNVNLTKSYHDSQDITSAIKFLDRFLSRTLNGDSYNNELHPPTNPVLALVLSRYGRYVAGPRNPRLYSYMAVNNIHNNRPFGQYKQECEEEPRYVSSK, from the exons ATGATGGGCTACGCATCCAATGAAATactcctctttttctcg GTGACGTGCATCTACATGACGTGCGGAATACTAACGACGAGCCCAACGAAATTGCCGTCCATCGTACGCGGCTATCTACCCCCTCGAAGCGTTCCCGTTTCAACGAGTTCCTCAAGGAGCGTTATTTACGCCAATCACAAGTACGACGTTGTCGACGAACCTGAGGAAAATGATGATTATCGCTTAAGAGATAGCTACGTGTATCCGGGCTCAAGGCCAACTACGGTGTCTCTTCCTTTTGAGGACGATATTTCTGAAACGTTCGATAAAGCTGAGAAAATTGTCAG CTTGAATCAGAATCGTGGGAGGTTTCCACCGAGGTCagaaaaatttcttgaaatatcgACGAAGAGTTCAAACTCGTTTGAACGTCATCTTCTTGCTCCTGTCAGATCGTGGTACAAAGTGGaggagaaagcaaagaaagaagaagactgTGTCGTTAGAGAAAACATAGCTTCCAATCACGAAGGATCGCCGAGTTATCTTGGGAAAAATGTAAATCTGACAAAGTCCTATCACGATTCGCAAGACATAACAAGCGCCATCAAGTTTCTGGATCGTTTCCTAAGCAGGACACTAAACGGCGATAGCTACAACAACGAGCTACATCCACCGACCAATCCTGTTTTGGCTCTGGTCCTGTCTCGATATGGACGATACGTGGCTGGCCCACGAAACCCTCGTCTATATTCATACATGGCGGTAAATAATATCCATAACAATAGGCCCTTCGGACAATACAAGCAAGAATGTGAGGAAGAACCGAGATACGTCAGCTCGAAATAA